The Toxorhynchites rutilus septentrionalis strain SRP chromosome 3, ASM2978413v1, whole genome shotgun sequence genome includes a region encoding these proteins:
- the LOC129779422 gene encoding nuclear pore complex protein Nup98-Nup96-like: MDVEILLLYFAAVEQIQGCKFLLKVKQWSQAYEVIMEHIVTDCVINVNFPYLESLLNEFKDVKQISKKFIKGQILSDLIELNVKFDLLGMLSTTRWPRLCSKNSSPNYPICAP; this comes from the exons ATGGATGTCGAAATTTTGCTTCTTTATTTCGCTGCTGTGGAACAAATTCAAGGATGCAAGTTTCTGCTCAAAGTGAAGCAATGGTCACAGGCGTACGAGGTTATCATGGAGCATATTGTCACGGACTGTGTTATCAACG TCAACTTCCCTTATTTGGAATCACTACTGAACGAGTTCAAGGATGTCAAACAAATCTCCAAAAAGTTCATCAAAGGGCAGATTTTGAGCGACTTAATCGAGCTAAATGTGAAG TTTGACCTGCTCGGGATGCTCTCGACGACGAGGTGGCCGAGGCTCTGTTCGAAGAACTCAAGCCCAAACTATCCGATCTGTGCTCCGTGA
- the LOC129778488 gene encoding cytochrome c oxidase subunit 6C-1 has protein sequence MSEVAAKIPKPVLRGLHNASIKRNLMVSGVLCVISVIATKYLYVEPKKQAYADFYKTYDANKAFERMRKAGLLQSVQD, from the exons ATGTCTGAAGTTGCTGCTAAAATCCCCAAGCCAGTGTTGCGAGGGCTTCACAATGCCTCGATCAAGCGTAACCTTATGGTGTCTGGGGTGTTGTGTGTGATTTCAGTGATTGCCACAAAGTATTTGTACGTCGAACCAAAGAAACAAGCATATGCTGATTTCTACAA GACCTACGATGCCAACAAGGCTTTCGAACGTATGAGGAAGGCAGGACTCTTGCAATCGGTGCAGGACTAA